The sequence TTCCTAGAGGTGGAGAAGGTTTAATTAATTATATAAAACAAACTACTTCTGTTCCATTAATGATTAGTGGACGTGGAAATAACTTTGTTTATGTTGATGAAAATACTGATTTTGAAATGGCTATTGACATTATATTAAATGGTAAAAGCCGTTTGAGTGTGTGTAATGCCATTGATAAAGTATTGTTCAATAAAAATATTCCTGATCTTAGTTCTAAACTCAGTAATCTTGTAACAAGAGCAGAAGCAATTGGTCTGGATATACATGGCGATGAAAAAGTAATTGCATTAGATAAAAAAATAAAAGCTTGTGACGTGAAAGACTTAATGCCACAAGAGTTTTTATCTGAAAAAATATTATTTGCTCAAGTAGATTCTTTAGACGAAGCTATTGCAACAATTAATAAATACGCTGGTGGACACTCTGCTGTTATTGTAACAACAGATAAAGACACTGCTACAACGTTCCAATACCAAGTAGATTGCGCTGCAGTTTACCATAACGCTTCTTCAAGATTTACAGATGGTGGTCAGTTTGGCTTTGGTGCCGAGATTGCTATAAGTACGCAAAAGCTTCATTTTAGAGGTCCTGTAGGTTTGGCACAATTGGTATCGAACAAATGGT is a genomic window of Flammeovirga pectinis containing:
- a CDS encoding glutamate-5-semialdehyde dehydrogenase, which gives rise to MMLSTKKKNDVLKDLALLIAEESAEIIAANQKDLEKAGDLDPTLVDRLKVDEKKVKGMMASVNEVIGLEDPEGQVLSAYDHPNGMKVENRVVPFGKILIIYESRPDVTIEAAVSAFKSGNKILLKGGKEARQSNLVLVALWQKALAQNGVATDYVEYLDIDRATTQKLLAENTHNLDLIIPRGGEGLINYIKQTTSVPLMISGRGNNFVYVDENTDFEMAIDIILNGKSRLSVCNAIDKVLFNKNIPDLSSKLSNLVTRAEAIGLDIHGDEKVIALDKKIKACDVKDLMPQEFLSEKILFAQVDSLDEAIATINKYAGGHSAVIVTTDKDTATTFQYQVDCAAVYHNASSRFTDGGQFGFGAEIAISTQKLHFRGPVGLAQLVSNKWFISGDGQTRN